The Montipora capricornis isolate CH-2021 chromosome 3, ASM3666992v2, whole genome shotgun sequence genome window below encodes:
- the LOC138041356 gene encoding piggyBac transposable element-derived protein 4-like: MVTALEFFLLFFTENIIGDIVKHTNTYAWGHVAQTSCTTYTNPDGSWNDTNNEEIKRLIALLIYFGLVKVGGECSNYWSTKTLYNGLWARGIMSRKRYKALMAFLHVVDPDEEVPGDKLRKINSFIESFKERCRNLYQPTQNVAIDERMVRSRHRSGIRQYIKDKPTKWGIKLWVLADSTNGYTYDFNVYIGRAQAQETSANGLGYDVVMKLMDPLFDQGYHLYVDNFYSSLTLFKDLFARGTGATGTIMETRRDFPANLKNSKQWAKGKPRGSMRWERDGPCLALQWIDNKVVSLLTTIENANYRTTATRKTKTAGVWDSVQVSQPGTIAKYNKYMNAVDRSDQILTCQNVLRKCLRWWKTLFFHLIDVAVVNSFILFKAHQKQFPDKEALRRPSSYDLVKFREEIVRQLCGFLEYGNPPLPFNPLPPPPPSAFVTEHIPMMVEVKKRCAVCYKKNKADLKVKTKCSAPQCNVHLHITEDKHCFREYHSAAFHSH, from the coding sequence ATGGTCACTGCTTTGGagttttttctattatttttcactgaaaatatTATAGGGGACATTGTGAAACACACAAATACTTATGCCTGGGGGCATGTAGCGCAGACCTCATGTACCACCTACACCAATCCAGATGGTAGTTGGAATGACACCAACAATGAAGAGATCAAAAGGCTTATTGCCCTTCTCATTTATTTTGGTCTTGTCAAAGTTGGTGGTGAATGCTCCAACTACTGGAGTACAAAGACATTGTACAATGGGTTGTGGGCCAGGGGTATTATGAGTAGAAAACGATACAAAGCACTCATGGCCTTTTTACATGTGGTAGACCCTGATGAGGAAGTCCCGGGAGATAAACTTCGTAAGATAAACAGCTTTATTGAGTCTTTCAAGGAACGATGTAGGAACTTGTATCAGCCTACGCAAAATGTGGCCATTGATGAGCGGATGGTCAGATCTAGGCATCGCTCAGGAATTAGGCAGTACATCAAGGACAAGCCCACTAAgtggggaatcaaactctggGTACTGGCAGACAGCACCAATGGCTATACCTATGACTTCAATGTCTACATTGGTAGAGCACAAGCGCAGGAAACCAGTGCAAATGGGCTTGGGTATGATGTAGTCATGAAATTGATGGATCCTCTTTTCGATCAGGGTTATCATCTGTATGTTGATAACTTTTATTCTTCGCTTACGCTTTTCAAGGACCTGTTTGCTAGAGGCACCGGAGCCACTGGTACTATTATGGAAACCAGGAGAGATTTCCCAGCAAATCTCAAAAATAGCAAGCAATGGGCCAAAGGAAAGCCTAGGGGAAGTATGAGATGGGAAAGGGATGGTCCCTGCCTAGCTCTTCAGTGGATTGATAATAAAGTTGTGTCTCTTTTGACAACAattgaaaatgcaaattatcgAACAACAGCCACACGTAAAACTAAGACTGCAGGGGTGTGGGACAGTGTTCAGGTTTCACAGCCCGGTACTATTGCAAAGTACAATAAGTACATGAATGCAGTGGATCGTTCTGATCAGATTCTAACTTGTCAGAACGTTCTTAGGAAATGTCTGAGGTGGTGGAAAACTTTGTTCTTTCACCTTATTGACGTGGctgttgtaaatagttttattttattcaaagcaCACCAGAAACAATTTCCGGACAAAGAGGCATTGAGGCGTCCATCAAGCTATGACCTCGTTAAATTTAGAGAGGAAATAGTCAGGCAACTATGTGGTTTTCTGGAGTATGGTAATCCACCTCTACCCTTCAACCCTCTCCCACCTCCTCCTCCTAGTGCATTTGTGACGGAACACATACCTATGATGGTGGAGGTAAAGAAAAGGTGTGCGGtgtgttataaaaaaaataaggctgatctaaaagttaaaactaaGTGCTCTGCCCCTCAGTGTAATGTTCACCTCCACATTACTGAGGACAAACATTGTTTTAGGGAATATCATTCAGCTGCCTTTCATAGTCATTGA